In Polaribacter sp. Hel_I_88, the following proteins share a genomic window:
- a CDS encoding phosphoenolpyruvate carboxylase produces the protein MSALPELTRFNDNVLSKYQIYNSIFITLPFDTIDNTGVLLPLFHKICEKGFEEGKNPTEIVEEFFTKYQDSSEGKNKTDLLFQFIQYIERQVVLFDAIEDAAFPIVNNMDGIGTLRNSKEIAILNDKKEELKKHLEDFKVRVVLTAHPTQFYPGSVLGIITDLDKAIQNDDLLLIKKLLAQLGKTPFYKKTKPTPYDEAISLIWYLENVFYHSVPKIYNYIQHNVYDGHPIDNEIIDLGFWPGGDRDGNPFVTTQITLDVAERLRQSILRNYYRDVRRLKRRFTFDGVHEILSKIEKRLYKHVIRSYSKVNFSQKILLEELYAAREIIIEKHNSLFIEELNDFINKVRIFGFHFATLDIRQDSRVHHKAFTQIVDDLLASGDATFPENYHQLSEDDQIKVLAEIKGTIDPEVLTDEMSVKTIESIYALKTIQQRNGERGANRYIISNNQSALNVMQTFAMLNLCGFENELPVDVIPLFETVDDLENASDVMRILYTNKTYRYHLSKRKNKQTIMLGFSDGTKDGGYLMANWGIFKAKEALTKISREFDIEVIFFDGRGGPPARGGGKTHQFYASLGPTIEDKEIQLTIQGQTISSNFGTLNSSQFNLEQLISSGIKNEVFTKDQLNDAHRTIIDDLAKTSYKTYVDFKNHPQFLPYLEQMSTLKYYAKTNIGSRPSKRSNSDTLDFSALRAIPFVGSWSQLKQNVPGFYGVGTALKKYEDANRFDEIVEFYNASDFLKTLLENSMMSLTKSFFGLTAYMADDEVFGEFWTLIYEEYKTTKRLLLKLAGHTELMENHPVGKASIEIRESIVLPLLTIQQFALKKIQELQKTAGNEAEIEIFEKMVMRSLFGNINASRNSA, from the coding sequence ATGTCTGCATTACCAGAATTAACAAGATTTAATGACAATGTGTTGTCTAAATATCAAATTTATAACAGCATATTTATTACACTCCCTTTTGATACGATTGACAATACAGGTGTTTTATTACCACTTTTTCATAAAATTTGTGAAAAAGGATTTGAAGAAGGAAAAAATCCTACAGAAATTGTAGAAGAATTTTTTACCAAATATCAAGACTCATCAGAAGGAAAAAACAAGACCGATTTACTTTTTCAATTTATACAATATATAGAACGTCAAGTAGTGTTGTTTGATGCTATTGAAGATGCTGCGTTTCCTATTGTAAATAATATGGATGGAATTGGAACGCTAAGAAACTCTAAAGAAATTGCCATTTTAAATGATAAAAAAGAGGAACTTAAAAAACATTTAGAAGATTTTAAAGTTCGTGTTGTTTTAACTGCACACCCAACGCAATTTTATCCTGGCTCTGTTTTAGGAATTATCACAGATTTGGATAAAGCCATTCAAAATGACGATTTATTATTGATAAAAAAGTTGTTGGCTCAATTAGGGAAAACGCCTTTTTACAAGAAGACAAAACCAACTCCTTATGATGAAGCTATTAGTTTAATTTGGTATTTAGAGAATGTTTTTTATCATTCTGTGCCAAAAATTTACAACTATATTCAGCATAATGTATATGATGGACATCCTATTGATAATGAAATTATAGATCTTGGTTTTTGGCCTGGAGGAGATAGAGATGGAAACCCATTTGTAACCACACAAATTACGTTAGATGTTGCAGAAAGATTGCGTCAATCTATTTTAAGAAATTATTATAGAGATGTAAGACGTTTAAAAAGACGTTTCACTTTTGATGGCGTTCACGAAATTTTAAGCAAAATTGAAAAACGTTTATACAAGCACGTTATTAGAAGTTATTCTAAAGTAAATTTCTCTCAAAAAATATTGTTAGAAGAATTATATGCAGCTAGAGAAATTATAATCGAAAAGCATAATTCTTTATTTATAGAAGAATTAAACGACTTTATAAACAAGGTAAGAATCTTCGGTTTTCACTTTGCAACCTTAGATATTCGCCAAGATAGTAGAGTGCATCACAAAGCATTTACGCAAATTGTAGACGATTTATTAGCTTCTGGAGATGCTACTTTTCCTGAAAATTATCATCAATTATCAGAAGATGATCAAATAAAAGTTTTAGCAGAAATTAAAGGAACTATAGACCCTGAAGTTTTAACAGATGAAATGTCTGTAAAAACGATAGAATCTATTTACGCCTTAAAAACTATTCAGCAAAGAAATGGGGAAAGAGGTGCCAACAGATATATTATTAGCAACAACCAATCTGCTTTAAATGTAATGCAAACTTTTGCAATGCTAAATTTATGTGGTTTTGAAAACGAATTACCAGTTGATGTTATTCCTCTTTTTGAAACGGTTGACGATTTAGAAAATGCAAGTGATGTAATGCGCATTTTATACACCAATAAAACATACAGATACCATTTATCGAAAAGAAAAAACAAACAAACGATTATGTTAGGGTTTTCTGATGGAACAAAAGATGGTGGTTATTTAATGGCAAATTGGGGAATTTTTAAAGCCAAAGAAGCCTTAACAAAAATCTCTAGAGAATTTGACATTGAAGTTATTTTCTTTGACGGACGAGGAGGACCACCTGCAAGAGGAGGAGGAAAAACGCATCAATTTTACGCTTCTTTAGGTCCAACAATTGAAGATAAAGAAATTCAGTTAACCATTCAAGGACAAACCATTAGTTCTAATTTTGGAACATTAAATTCTTCTCAATTCAATTTAGAACAATTGATAAGTTCAGGTATTAAAAATGAGGTTTTTACGAAAGATCAATTGAATGATGCTCATAGAACTATTATTGATGATTTAGCAAAAACAAGTTATAAAACCTATGTTGATTTTAAAAATCATCCGCAGTTTTTACCTTATTTAGAGCAAATGAGTACCTTAAAATATTATGCAAAAACAAACATTGGTAGTAGACCAAGTAAACGTTCAAATTCAGACACGTTAGATTTTTCTGCATTAAGAGCCATTCCTTTTGTAGGAAGTTGGAGTCAATTAAAACAAAACGTTCCTGGTTTTTATGGAGTAGGAACTGCATTAAAAAAGTACGAAGATGCCAACAGATTTGACGAAATAGTTGAGTTTTATAACGCATCTGATTTCTTAAAAACATTGCTAGAAAATAGTATGATGAGTTTAACAAAATCGTTTTTCGGTTTAACTGCTTATATGGCTGATGACGAAGTTTTCGGAGAATTTTGGACTTTAATTTATGAAGAATATAAAACCACAAAACGTTTATTATTAAAATTAGCAGGGCATACAGAATTGATGGAAAATCATCCAGTTGGAAAAGCATCCATAGAAATTAGAGAAAGTATTGTGTTGCCATTGTTAACGATTCAGCAATTTGCGTTGAAGAAAATTCAGGAGTTACAAAAAACAGCAGGAAATGAAGCTGAAATTGAAATCTTTGAAAAAATGGTAATGCGTTCTTTATTTGGAAATATTAATGCGAGTAGAAATTCTGCTTAA
- a CDS encoding helix-turn-helix domain-containing protein, with amino-acid sequence MEKIVAYRIKNARKLKGLSQQDIADELQISKQMVSKYEKGISMPSSSKLLKLSRLFGLKIDYFFNSFKVDIGEVNFRKKSSFSMKKQNSLKEQIKIKLENYLWVEDTLSIDYSFKNIIKDISINNINDIENAVLKLRTEWNIGTDPIHNIIQLLEDKEIKVIELYDTDEKFDGLATYVNDKYPVIVVNGNFPVERKRFTLLHELGHLLLNLPDCEINEEENYCNKFASEFLLPKNIIINEFGGKRKGITLTELISTQKKYGISVPAIVYRLVDAKILSKERQKQFYIKINFNPSLKKEVNYSRFETPENSNRYERLVYRALAQENISISKASSLLGKNIEFVKENYALI; translated from the coding sequence ATGGAAAAAATAGTAGCTTATAGAATAAAAAATGCTAGGAAATTAAAAGGTTTGTCGCAACAAGATATTGCAGATGAATTACAAATTTCAAAACAAATGGTGAGCAAATATGAGAAAGGTATTTCTATGCCTTCAAGCTCAAAATTATTAAAACTATCTCGCCTTTTTGGTTTAAAAATTGATTATTTTTTTAATTCATTTAAGGTAGATATTGGAGAGGTTAATTTTAGAAAAAAATCTAGTTTTTCAATGAAAAAACAGAATTCTCTAAAAGAACAAATAAAAATCAAACTTGAAAATTATTTATGGGTTGAAGATACTTTATCTATAGATTATTCATTTAAAAATATTATAAAAGATATTAGCATCAATAATATTAATGATATCGAAAACGCAGTATTAAAACTAAGGACTGAATGGAATATTGGTACTGACCCAATTCATAACATTATACAACTTTTAGAAGATAAAGAAATTAAAGTTATTGAACTTTACGATACTGATGAAAAATTTGATGGACTAGCAACTTATGTAAATGACAAATATCCTGTAATTGTTGTTAATGGTAATTTCCCTGTTGAAAGGAAAAGATTTACTTTGTTGCACGAATTAGGTCATTTATTATTAAATCTTCCCGATTGTGAAATAAATGAAGAGGAAAATTATTGCAATAAATTTGCATCAGAATTTCTTTTACCTAAAAACATTATTATTAATGAATTTGGAGGAAAAAGAAAGGGTATAACTTTGACTGAATTAATCTCTACTCAAAAAAAATATGGAATTAGTGTTCCTGCAATTGTATATAGATTAGTTGATGCTAAAATATTATCAAAAGAGCGTCAAAAACAATTTTATATAAAGATAAATTTTAATCCTAGTCTTAAAAAAGAAGTAAATTATTCAAGATTTGAAACCCCTGAAAATTCAAATCGTTACGAACGTCTTGTTTATAGAGCATTAGCTCAAGAAAATATATCTATTAGTAAGGCTTCTTCTTTATTAGGAAAAAATATAGAATTCGTTAAAGAAAATTATGCTTTAATCTAA
- a CDS encoding protein-disulfide reductase DsbD — MKKFLTLFIFLFTLFLNAQTEDAPIKIETSVKKISETEYDVIFNATLYKGWYLYSQDNPDDASIPLKISIPENETGYKLVGKADEKDTFKKYSDVWEVEEIVFKDKATITQRIQLTNKEITQIKLNFFGQVCETACINFDENFTLSLSGKEIALNTSIDEKSAKLKQQLQLDLKNVALLKNGSDSNSETSGGLLSIFILGFVGGLLALLTPCVFPMIPLTVSFFTKQSKNKKKGIFNAILYGFFIVLIYILLSLPFHFLDNLDPEILNTISTNVWLNIFFFVVLVVFAFSFFGFFEITLPSSWGNKMDDASSVGGIIGIFFMALTLAIVSFSCTGPILGSLLAGSLTSDGGATQLTAGMSGFGLALALPFALFALFPNWLNSLPKSGGWLNTVKVVLGFLELALAFKFLSNADLVAHWDFLKREIFMGIWIVIFIGLALYVFAKIKFPHDSPVKKLSFSRISFGVLVVSFVIYMIPGVLKNPTWNLGLLSGFPPPQFYSIYEQESDCPLGLDCYKDFEEGLAKAKEVNKPILLDFTGWACVNCRKMEENVWSELDIYQTLKNDYILISLYVDDNEKELPKDEQFDFLKDNGKIKKIETVGDKWSTFQVINFKNTSQPYYVLLSPDLEVLNTEQQYTDRDTYYAWLQKGLQNFENKK, encoded by the coding sequence ATGAAGAAATTCCTCACACTTTTTATCTTTTTGTTCACTTTATTTTTGAACGCACAAACTGAAGATGCCCCAATAAAAATAGAAACTTCTGTAAAAAAAATATCAGAAACTGAATATGATGTTATTTTTAATGCAACACTTTACAAAGGTTGGTATTTGTACTCACAAGATAATCCAGATGATGCATCTATTCCGTTAAAAATTTCTATTCCAGAAAATGAAACTGGTTATAAATTAGTTGGCAAAGCTGATGAAAAAGACACCTTTAAAAAATATTCTGATGTTTGGGAAGTTGAAGAAATTGTTTTTAAAGACAAAGCAACGATCACTCAAAGAATACAATTAACCAACAAAGAAATAACGCAAATTAAGCTGAATTTTTTTGGGCAAGTTTGTGAAACTGCTTGTATAAATTTCGATGAAAACTTTACCCTTTCCCTTTCAGGAAAAGAAATTGCTTTAAACACTTCTATTGATGAAAAAAGTGCAAAATTAAAACAACAATTACAGTTAGATTTAAAAAATGTAGCCCTTTTAAAAAATGGTTCAGATTCTAATTCAGAAACTTCAGGAGGTTTATTAAGCATCTTTATTCTTGGTTTTGTTGGTGGCTTATTAGCACTATTAACTCCTTGTGTTTTCCCAATGATTCCTTTAACAGTCTCATTTTTTACCAAACAATCTAAAAACAAAAAGAAGGGGATTTTCAATGCAATTTTGTATGGATTTTTTATTGTTCTTATCTACATTTTATTGAGTTTACCTTTTCACTTTTTAGATAATTTAGATCCTGAAATTTTAAACACAATCTCCACCAATGTTTGGTTAAATATTTTCTTTTTTGTGGTTTTAGTTGTTTTTGCGTTCTCATTTTTTGGATTTTTTGAAATAACCTTACCTAGTTCTTGGGGAAATAAAATGGATGATGCTTCATCAGTTGGCGGAATTATTGGCATCTTTTTTATGGCATTAACCTTAGCAATTGTTTCCTTTTCATGTACAGGACCCATTTTAGGTTCTTTATTGGCTGGTTCTTTAACTTCAGATGGTGGCGCAACACAATTAACGGCTGGAATGTCTGGTTTTGGTTTGGCTTTGGCTTTGCCTTTTGCATTGTTTGCTTTGTTCCCAAATTGGTTAAATTCTTTACCAAAATCTGGAGGTTGGTTAAATACAGTTAAAGTAGTTTTAGGTTTTTTAGAATTGGCGTTGGCATTTAAATTCTTGTCAAATGCAGATTTAGTTGCCCATTGGGATTTTCTAAAACGTGAGATTTTCATGGGAATTTGGATTGTAATTTTTATAGGTTTGGCTTTATATGTATTCGCTAAAATTAAATTTCCTCACGATTCGCCTGTTAAAAAATTATCGTTTTCAAGAATTTCTTTCGGAGTTTTAGTTGTTTCATTTGTTATTTATATGATTCCTGGAGTTCTAAAAAACCCAACTTGGAATTTAGGGTTGTTAAGTGGCTTTCCTCCTCCTCAGTTTTACAGTATTTATGAGCAAGAAAGCGATTGTCCTTTAGGTTTAGATTGCTACAAAGATTTTGAAGAAGGTTTGGCAAAAGCCAAGGAAGTTAACAAACCAATTTTGTTAGATTTTACAGGCTGGGCTTGTGTGAATTGCCGAAAAATGGAAGAAAATGTTTGGAGCGAACTAGATATTTATCAAACATTAAAAAACGATTATATTTTAATTTCTTTATATGTTGATGACAATGAAAAAGAATTGCCAAAAGATGAGCAATTTGATTTTTTAAAAGACAATGGAAAAATTAAAAAAATTGAAACAGTAGGAGATAAATGGTCAACTTTTCAAGTGATTAATTTTAAAAACACATCTCAACCTTATTATGTTTTGTTAAGTCCAGATTTGGAAGTTTTAAATACTGAACAACAATATACAGATAGAGACACCTATTATGCTTGGCTACAAAAAGGTTTGCAAAATTTTGAAAATAAAAAGTAG
- the tilS gene encoding tRNA lysidine(34) synthetase TilS: MIQKFTAHINQNFPFLKDKKLLIAISGGLDSVVLYQQLATLHFDISLAHCNFNLRGKESDLDAEFVNNLSQKTSNQIFIKSFDTQKYSKENKLSTQIAARELRYSWFQELAEKHHFDFIITAHHADDNLETFLINLTRGTGLEGFTGIPKINGNIVRPLLPFSREEILKYAKENNISWREDASNASTKYTRNKIRHQVVPILKEVNPSLLSSFEKTLENLQESQQILTDSIDKVSSEIMETKNAITKINIDKIQQLSNSKAYLYQLLKKFGFTEWNDVYDLLSAQSGKQVFSETHRLLKDRDFLMLTKKTNVISNVVEKSLIQENQSKITNPVQLTFEQTQEKSTENKQTIYVDKDLLKYPLLIRKWQNGDYLYPSKMQGKKKLSKFFKDAKFSLLEKENTWLLCNANNEIIWVINHRQDRRFSIKPSTKSTLKITTL, encoded by the coding sequence ATGATACAGAAATTCACAGCTCATATCAACCAAAATTTTCCTTTTTTAAAGGATAAAAAACTATTAATTGCCATTTCTGGTGGCTTAGATTCTGTTGTTTTATATCAACAATTAGCCACTTTACATTTTGATATTTCTTTGGCACATTGCAATTTTAATTTACGAGGAAAAGAAAGCGATTTAGATGCAGAATTTGTAAATAATTTATCACAAAAAACGTCTAATCAGATTTTTATAAAATCATTTGATACCCAAAAATATTCAAAAGAAAATAAACTTTCCACACAAATTGCAGCAAGAGAATTACGTTATTCTTGGTTTCAAGAATTAGCTGAAAAACATCATTTCGACTTTATTATAACAGCTCATCATGCAGATGATAATTTAGAAACTTTTCTCATCAATTTAACAAGAGGAACTGGATTGGAGGGTTTTACTGGAATCCCAAAAATCAACGGAAATATTGTGCGTCCGCTTTTGCCTTTTTCTAGAGAAGAAATTCTAAAATATGCCAAAGAAAATAACATTAGCTGGAGAGAAGATGCAAGTAATGCCTCTACAAAATACACCAGAAATAAAATAAGACATCAAGTAGTACCTATTTTAAAAGAGGTCAACCCAAGTTTATTGTCATCATTTGAAAAAACACTAGAGAATTTACAAGAAAGTCAGCAAATTCTTACAGATAGTATTGATAAGGTTTCATCAGAAATAATGGAAACAAAAAATGCTATCACAAAAATAAATATTGATAAAATACAGCAACTTTCAAACTCGAAAGCGTATTTATATCAGCTTCTAAAAAAGTTTGGTTTTACAGAATGGAATGATGTTTACGATTTACTTTCTGCACAATCTGGTAAACAAGTTTTTTCTGAAACACATCGTTTGTTAAAAGATAGAGACTTTTTAATGTTGACTAAAAAAACAAATGTCATTTCAAACGTAGTCGAGAAATCTCTAATTCAAGAAAATCAATCAAAAATAACAAACCCAGTTCAATTAACTTTTGAACAAACTCAAGAAAAATCAACAGAAAACAAGCAAACTATTTACGTTGATAAAGATTTGTTAAAGTACCCTTTACTTATTAGAAAATGGCAAAATGGAGACTATCTTTATCCCTCTAAAATGCAAGGCAAAAAAAAGTTGAGTAAATTTTTTAAAGATGCTAAATTTTCGCTTTTAGAAAAAGAAAATACTTGGCTACTTTGCAATGCAAATAACGAAATTATTTGGGTGATAAACCATAGACAAGACAGGCGTTTTTCAATAAAACCATCAACCAAAAGCACCTTAAAAATTACAACTTTATAA
- a CDS encoding alpha/beta hydrolase: MTHKEFKFNFYKTKFYGQYWEAENTKAVVVLAHGMGEHSSRYKHVAKKLTENNFSVVTFDHFGHGKTEGKRGHNPNFEAVLESITKVIEKAKDLFPNKPVFLYGHSMGGNAVVNYSIRKEHHLKGIIATSPFLKLAFKPPAIKLFVGKMLQNIVPSLTMGNELDINAISRDKKEVKKYMNDPLIHAKISPNYSIKFIETGEWAIENANKLKTPMFLLHGTADSIIDYKGTEKFANNSKNATLKLYENGFHELHNDLCKEEMLQDIVDWLNS, encoded by the coding sequence ATGACACATAAAGAATTTAAATTCAACTTTTATAAGACTAAATTTTACGGTCAATATTGGGAAGCAGAAAACACAAAAGCAGTCGTAGTTTTGGCTCATGGAATGGGCGAACATTCTAGTCGTTACAAACATGTAGCAAAAAAATTGACAGAGAACAATTTTTCTGTGGTTACTTTTGATCATTTTGGACATGGTAAAACCGAAGGAAAACGTGGTCATAATCCAAATTTTGAAGCTGTTTTAGAAAGCATTACTAAAGTGATAGAAAAAGCAAAAGATTTGTTTCCAAACAAACCCGTTTTTTTATACGGACATTCTATGGGTGGTAATGCTGTTGTAAATTATAGCATCAGAAAAGAACACCATTTAAAAGGAATTATAGCCACAAGTCCATTTTTAAAATTGGCTTTTAAACCGCCAGCTATAAAATTGTTTGTAGGTAAAATGCTTCAAAACATCGTTCCATCTTTAACAATGGGAAATGAGTTGGATATAAATGCAATTTCTAGAGATAAAAAAGAAGTTAAAAAATATATGAATGATCCTTTAATTCACGCTAAAATTAGTCCAAATTACTCGATTAAGTTTATTGAAACTGGAGAATGGGCAATCGAAAATGCCAATAAACTGAAAACTCCTATGTTTTTATTACATGGAACTGCTGACAGTATCATTGATTATAAAGGGACCGAAAAATTTGCAAACAATTCAAAAAATGCCACTTTAAAATTATATGAAAATGGTTTTCACGAATTGCACAACGATTTATGCAAAGAAGAAATGTTGCAAGATATAGTTGATTGGTTGAATTCATAA
- a CDS encoding type II secretion system protein GspG, translating into MHSLIDDVIELYSDIKHWFKVRKRRKFEKENNLTKKRMISPMNKIGIVILIISIPIFILRLNNIRNQNFASTLDKIIEIKLLLEAEKKQFGFYPKELKTIIRKNPLRKNITLDGWKNNFSYTISKDSLNYKLISLGKDGVLSTSDDINITN; encoded by the coding sequence GTGCATAGTTTAATTGATGATGTTATAGAGCTTTATTCAGATATTAAACATTGGTTTAAAGTTAGAAAAAGAAGAAAGTTCGAGAAAGAAAACAACTTGACAAAAAAAAGAATGATAAGTCCTATGAATAAAATTGGGATTGTAATACTTATAATCTCAATTCCTATTTTCATTTTAAGATTAAACAATATTCGAAATCAAAATTTTGCTTCGACTTTAGATAAAATTATTGAAATAAAATTATTATTAGAAGCAGAGAAAAAGCAGTTTGGCTTTTATCCAAAGGAATTAAAAACAATTATTAGAAAAAATCCATTGCGTAAAAACATCACTTTAGATGGTTGGAAAAACAATTTTAGCTACACTATCTCAAAAGATTCCTTAAATTACAAACTAATTTCACTCGGAAAGGATGGTGTTTTAAGTACTTCTGATGATATTAATATAACTAATTAA
- the pabB gene encoding aminodeoxychorismate synthase component I: MQRTTKTFTVDNIAKFKAQILLWAQQFETVLWLDSNNYKQQYSSFDGCLAVEEFTSIKTDYFNAFEKLKEYQTITKDYIFGYISYDVKNDVERLSSHNFDGLDFADLYFFQPQKLFFIKDNTVEFQYLKMVDNEIDVDFEEINKIDCHIELVEVNSKNNFKIKLRIHKDEYHSKVNKVLEHIKRGDIYEANFCQEFYAENSTINPLKVYNHLNEISTPPFATFLKMEHQYLLSASPERYLKKEGNKIISQPIKGTAKRLISKIDDAKIASDLERDIKERSENVMIVDLVRNDLSKTAKMGSVKVEELCKVYSFKQVHQMISTVVSEIDDKTHPIDVLQSTFPMGSMTGAPKVSAMKIIENLEETKRGLYSGTVGYFTPNGDFDFNVVIRSILYNDEKKYISYSVGGAITAKSIPEKEYEECLLKAKAMKFVLLNSE, translated from the coding sequence ATGCAAAGAACTACAAAAACTTTTACTGTTGATAATATAGCTAAATTCAAAGCGCAAATTTTACTTTGGGCACAACAATTTGAAACAGTTTTGTGGTTGGATTCTAACAATTACAAACAGCAATATTCTAGTTTTGATGGTTGTTTAGCTGTTGAAGAATTCACATCTATAAAAACAGATTATTTTAATGCTTTTGAGAAGCTAAAAGAATATCAAACTATTACAAAAGACTATATTTTTGGTTATATTTCTTATGATGTAAAGAATGATGTAGAACGACTTTCATCTCATAATTTTGATGGCTTAGATTTTGCAGATTTGTACTTTTTTCAGCCTCAAAAGTTGTTTTTTATCAAAGATAATACCGTTGAATTTCAGTATTTAAAAATGGTAGATAATGAAATTGATGTAGATTTTGAGGAAATTAATAAAATTGATTGTCACATTGAGCTTGTCGAAGTGAATTCGAAAAATAACTTCAAAATAAAACTCCGAATTCATAAAGACGAATATCACTCTAAAGTGAACAAAGTCTTAGAACACATTAAAAGAGGCGATATTTATGAAGCTAATTTTTGTCAGGAATTTTATGCAGAAAATTCAACCATAAATCCGTTGAAAGTGTACAATCATTTAAATGAAATTTCTACGCCTCCATTTGCTACTTTTCTAAAAATGGAGCATCAATATTTGTTGAGTGCATCTCCAGAAAGATATCTTAAAAAAGAAGGAAATAAGATTATTTCTCAACCTATAAAAGGCACTGCAAAACGTTTAATTAGTAAAATTGATGATGCCAAAATTGCATCTGATTTAGAAAGAGATATCAAAGAACGTTCTGAAAATGTGATGATTGTAGATTTGGTAAGAAACGATTTATCAAAAACCGCAAAAATGGGTTCTGTAAAAGTGGAGGAATTGTGCAAGGTGTATTCTTTTAAACAAGTGCATCAAATGATATCGACTGTGGTTTCTGAAATTGATGATAAAACGCATCCAATTGATGTTTTACAAAGTACTTTCCCAATGGGAAGTATGACTGGCGCTCCAAAAGTTTCTGCGATGAAAATCATTGAAAATTTAGAAGAAACAAAACGTGGATTGTATTCTGGAACTGTGGGGTATTTTACACCAAATGGCGATTTCGATTTTAATGTTGTCATTAGAAGTATACTTTATAACGATGAAAAAAAGTATATTTCGTATTCTGTTGGTGGTGCTATTACAGCAAAATCAATTCCCGAAAAAGAATATGAAGAATGTTTACTGAAAGCAAAAGCAATGAAATTTGTTTTGTTGAATTCTGAATAA
- the lpdA gene encoding dihydrolipoyl dehydrogenase — protein MKYDIIVIGSGPGGYIAAIRASQLGKKVAIIEKYSTLGGTCLNVGCIPSKALLDSSHHFYDAVNHFEEHGISVEKPSFDFTKMVARKANVVETTTGGIKYLMDKNNIDVFEGLGSFEDATHVQISKNDGSSEVIEGKDIIIATGSKPANLPFINIDKDRIITSTEALKLKEVPKHLIVIGGGVIGLELGSVYARLGAEVTVIEYMDKIVPGMDADVSKELQKVFKKQGVKFATSHKVSSVERNGDTIVVKATDKKDREIEFSGDYCLVSVGRKAYTKGLGLEKVGVEVNERGQVTINDHLQTNVKNIYAIGDVVKGAMLAHKAEEEGVVVAEYIAGEKPHINYNLIPGIVYTWPEAAAVGKTEEELKEAKIDYKAGKFSMRALGRSRASGDIDGFVKVLADKKTDEILGVHMVGARVADLIMEAAVAMEYRASAEDLARICHGHPTYSEAVKEAAKAAWDGKPLNA, from the coding sequence ATGAAATACGATATTATTGTTATTGGTTCTGGTCCTGGAGGATATATTGCTGCAATTAGAGCATCACAATTAGGAAAAAAAGTTGCGATTATTGAAAAATACAGCACTTTAGGAGGAACCTGTTTAAATGTTGGTTGTATTCCGTCTAAAGCTTTATTAGATTCTTCGCATCATTTTTACGATGCTGTAAATCATTTTGAAGAACATGGAATTTCTGTTGAAAAACCATCTTTCGATTTTACAAAAATGGTTGCAAGAAAAGCCAATGTTGTAGAAACTACCACTGGTGGAATTAAATATTTAATGGACAAAAATAACATTGATGTTTTTGAAGGTTTAGGTTCTTTTGAAGATGCAACGCATGTACAAATATCTAAAAATGATGGTTCATCAGAAGTTATTGAAGGAAAAGATATCATCATCGCAACTGGATCAAAACCTGCCAATTTGCCTTTTATCAATATTGATAAAGACAGAATTATAACCTCTACAGAAGCTTTAAAATTAAAAGAAGTTCCAAAACATTTAATTGTAATTGGTGGTGGAGTTATTGGTTTAGAATTAGGTTCTGTTTACGCACGTTTGGGAGCAGAAGTTACTGTAATTGAATATATGGACAAGATTGTTCCTGGAATGGATGCTGATGTTTCTAAAGAATTACAGAAAGTATTCAAAAAACAAGGCGTTAAATTTGCAACAAGTCATAAAGTGAGTTCTGTTGAAAGAAATGGAGATACTATTGTTGTAAAAGCAACTGATAAAAAAGATAGAGAAATTGAATTTTCTGGTGATTATTGCCTGGTTTCTGTAGGAAGAAAAGCATATACAAAAGGTTTAGGATTAGAAAAAGTTGGTGTGGAAGTTAATGAACGTGGTCAAGTTACCATCAACGATCATTTACAAACCAACGTAAAAAATATTTATGCCATTGGCGATGTTGTAAAAGGTGCAATGTTAGCTCATAAAGCTGAAGAAGAAGGTGTTGTAGTTGCAGAATATATTGCTGGCGAAAAACCACATATCAATTATAATTTAATTCCTGGCATTGTTTATACGTGGCCAGAAGCTGCTGCAGTTGGTAAAACTGAGGAAGAATTAAAAGAGGCAAAAATAGACTATAAAGCTGGTAAATTTTCGATGCGTGCTTTAGGAAGATCTAGAGCAAGTGGAGATATTGATGGTTTTGTAAAGGTTTTAGCTGATAAAAAAACAGATGAAATTTTAGGAGTTCATATGGTTGGTGCAAGAGTTGCAGATTTAATTATGGAAGCTGCTGTTGCTATGGAATATAGAGCAAGTGCAGAAGATTTAGCAAGAATTTGTCATGGTCACCCAACGTATTCTGAGGCTGTAAAAGAAGCTGCAAAAGCTGCTTGGGATGGAAAACCATTAAATGCTTAA